The following are from one region of the Ochotona princeps isolate mOchPri1 chromosome 4, mOchPri1.hap1, whole genome shotgun sequence genome:
- the ANGPTL5 gene encoding angiopoietin-related protein 5, producing MGPYQVSLLFLNICIFICGEAVQGNCKHHSKDFPAVNIVQDVPNAKDKSRSNDTVYKEDCEHSCDVATKITREGKHFMCRNLQNSILSYTRSTKKLLRNMMDEQQASLDYLSNQVNELMNRVLLLTTEVFRKQLDPFPHRPVHSHGLDCSDIKDTIGSVTKTPSGLYIIYPEGSSYPFEVMCDMDFRGGGWTVIQKRIDGVINFQRLWCDYLDGFGDLLGKFWLGLKKIFYIVNQKNITFMLHVALESEDDTFAYATYDNFWLEDETRFFKIHLGRYTGNAGDAFRGLRKEDNQNAMPFSTSDVDNDGCHPACLVQGQSVKSCSYLNNNTGWWFGQCGLANLNGILHFPGKLLATGIKWGTWTKNDLPVKIKSVSMKIRRTYNPYFK from the exons ATGGGTCCATACCAAGTCTCACTTTTGttcttaaatatatgtatttttatttgtggaGAAGCTGTGCAAGGTAACTGTAAACATCATTCTAAG GATTTTCCAGCAGTTAACATTGTACAAGATGTACCTAATGCAAAGGATAAAAGCAGAAGTAATGACACTGTTTATAAAGAAGACTGTGAGCACTCATGTGATGTTGCCACTAAAATTACAAGAGAAGGAAAACATTTCATGTGCA GAAATTTGCAAAATTCTATCCTTTCCTATACACGAAGCACCAAGAAATTATTAAGAAATATGATGGACGAACAGCAAGCATCCTTGGATTATTTATCTAATCAG GTTAATGAGCTCATGAATCGAGTTCTCCTTTTAACAACTGAAGTTTTTAGAAAACAGCTGGATCCTTTTCCGCACAGACCAGTTCATTCGCATG GTTTAGACTGCAGTGACATTAAAGATACCATTGGTTCTGTGACCAAGACACCAAGTGGCTTGTATATAATCTACCCAGAAGGATCTAGTTATCCATTTGAG GTCATGTGTGATATGGATTTCAGAGGGGGTGGATGGACTGTGATACAGAAAAGGATTGATGGAGTAATTAATTTCCAGAGATTGTGGTGTGACTATCTGGATGGATTTGGTGACCTTTTAG gaaaattTTGGCTAGgattaaaaaagattttctatatagtaaatcagaaaaatattaCTTTTATGCTGCATGTGGCTTTGGAATCTGAAGATGACACATTTGCATATGCAACATATGATAACTTTTGGCTAGAAGACgaaacaagattttttaaaatacacttagGACGGTACACAGGAAATGCTG GTGATGCATTCCGGGGCCTCAGAAAAGAAGATAATCAAAATGCAATGCCTTTCAGCACATCAGATGTGGACAATGATGGGTGTCACCCTGCATGCCTGGTCCAGGGTCAGTCTGTGAAGAGCTGCAGTTATCTCAACAATAATACTGGCTGGTGGTTTGGCCAATGTGGTCTGGCAAATCTAAATGGGATTCTTCACTTTCCGGGAAAGCTGCTGGCAACTGGGATTAAGTGGGGCACATGGACCAAAAATGACTTACCTGTCAAGATTAAATCTGTTTCAATGAAAATTAGAAGAACTTACAACCCATACTTTAAGTAA